GGTCATAAAGCTCTTTAAATTTAGAGATGTAACCCACATTTCCGTCATCTATACTCCTTAAGTCGATTCCCACATGTATTCACCATTGATAGGTGCCTATTGGCCAAGCAGAAAAGAAACAAAGGAGCAGTGTGCAGAGCGCGCCGCAATTTTTTTTGACCTTATTCGATCGTATCCAGACCTCACACCTTGGTTTGCTAAAGGTAAATCGGCTAAGGCGGCTCTCAAGTTCCCGGTCCAAACCAGCATCGACGGAATTCTTCCCTTTTTCAGAACAAACAATCGCGATACCGATCACAGTCCGATAGTTGACCTTGGTTTCCACTTGGATCTATGGAACGGAGATTCAGTCTCTCTGTCGATCTGCTGCGGCTCGTTCTCCCCGTACATTTCAAATTTTGTTCTGATAGAGTTCGCGGATACACCTGAAGTAGGTTCACACGGCTTGGTAAAAATGCGGTCCTTGCTTGAAGTGGTAATCGACATTTGGGAACCCGATCACGCGATTGCCGCGCCGTCCCAATGGATACTTGAAAGCGGCACCAAACATCCTTGGCAAACAAAAGGGTGGTTCAACTTCAGCAAGAGTGAAGGCATCATCGATAATTCACTCTAGTCCTCTGACATCTCTTCGCGAGGACAGGATCGACGACCTCGCCGATCCACAACACTGACGCGGTGCCCCCGGCAGCCGCATGGACCTCGCCGAGGCGGAGCTGCTCAGCCCCGGCCTCGAGCAGCGCCATGCCGAGCAGGCATCCATCCGCGAACGACTCACTGGCGGCGATGGCCAGACGCTGTGGAATATCCTCGGCCT
This portion of the Luteolibacter luteus genome encodes:
- a CDS encoding Imm52 family immunity protein, with the protein product MYSPLIGAYWPSRKETKEQCAERAAIFFDLIRSYPDLTPWFAKGKSAKAALKFPVQTSIDGILPFFRTNNRDTDHSPIVDLGFHLDLWNGDSVSLSICCGSFSPYISNFVLIEFADTPEVGSHGLVKMRSLLEVVIDIWEPDHAIAAPSQWILESGTKHPWQTKGWFNFSKSEGIIDNSL